One part of the Sorangiineae bacterium MSr11954 genome encodes these proteins:
- a CDS encoding MoxR family ATPase — translation MTEPNDVSSQVRAQVEHFRQQIATAREEIGRAIIGNREVVDGVLTCMLAGGHALLEGVPGLGKTMLVRTLSEVMHLTFSRIQFTPDLMPADILGTTVIDETQHGAKAFEFRKGPIFANIVLADEINRATPKTQSALLEAMQEHRVSVGRQTYTLDEPFVVLATQNPLEMEGTYPLPEAQLDRFLFKLYVPFPNREELHQILDLTTGESHGRRSAVLDKESILAMQKLVRQVPIARHVQDYAIRVLQATHPEGPESPDIAKRYVRFGASPRGAQAVLLAAKIRALFEGRFAGSIDDVRAVALPALRHRVLLNFEGEAEGIKSDQVIEAILKSVGETKAGLTGGAKGAHVGAA, via the coding sequence ATGACCGAGCCGAATGACGTTTCGTCCCAAGTGAGAGCCCAAGTCGAGCATTTTCGGCAGCAGATCGCGACGGCGCGGGAGGAGATCGGCCGCGCCATCATCGGCAATCGCGAGGTCGTCGACGGGGTGCTCACGTGCATGCTCGCGGGCGGGCACGCGCTCCTGGAAGGTGTGCCGGGGCTTGGAAAGACCATGCTGGTGCGCACGCTCTCCGAGGTGATGCACCTGACGTTCTCGCGCATTCAGTTTACGCCCGACTTGATGCCGGCCGACATTCTGGGCACCACCGTCATCGACGAGACGCAGCACGGCGCCAAGGCGTTCGAGTTTCGAAAGGGCCCCATCTTCGCCAACATCGTGCTGGCGGACGAGATCAACCGCGCCACCCCCAAGACGCAGAGCGCCCTGCTCGAGGCCATGCAGGAGCACCGCGTGTCGGTGGGGCGGCAGACGTACACCTTGGACGAGCCGTTCGTGGTGCTCGCGACGCAAAACCCCCTCGAGATGGAGGGAACGTACCCGCTGCCCGAGGCGCAGCTCGATCGCTTCCTCTTCAAGCTGTACGTGCCCTTCCCCAACCGGGAGGAGCTGCACCAGATCCTCGACTTGACCACCGGCGAGTCGCACGGGCGGCGCAGCGCGGTGCTCGACAAAGAGTCGATCCTGGCGATGCAGAAGCTGGTGCGCCAGGTACCCATCGCGCGGCACGTGCAGGACTACGCCATCCGCGTGCTCCAAGCTACGCACCCCGAGGGCCCGGAGTCGCCCGACATCGCCAAGCGCTATGTGCGCTTCGGCGCCTCGCCGCGCGGCGCGCAAGCGGTGCTCTTGGCGGCCAAGATCCGCGCGCTGTTCGAGGGGCGCTTTGCGGGGAGCATCGACGACGTGCGGGCGGTGGCGCTGCCGGCGCTGCGCCATCGCGTGCTCCTCAACTTCGAGGGCGAGGCCGAGGGCATCAAGAGCGACCAGGTGATCGAGGCCATCCTCAAGTCGGTGGGGGAGACCAAGGCCGGCCTTACGGGCGGGGCCAAGGGAGCGCACGTTGGGGCTGCTTGA